The Candidatus Lernaella stagnicola sequence TTCGGCCTCGGCCTCGGTTCGCTCCGGCTCGGCAACCGCGGCTGCCGGTGGGGCGGCAAGGTCGGGCTCGGGGATGGGACGTCCCCAAATTTTCCCGTTGTAGGCGCTTCGCCGTTCGGGATCGAACAAGGTTTCGTACGCTTCGGTCAACGCGTTGAAAACTTTGTCGCTCATGTCGCGGAGCTGTGGTTCCGCGTCTTGATACAGATCGAAGGGCCGGTACTGCTTGGCCAACGTGTGGTAAGCGCCGCGGATCTGGTCGGACGTGGCGTCGGCCGCAATCTGGAGCAGTTCGTAGTGGTTGACCGCGCCCAGCAAGTCGTAGGCCCGCGACACGGCCAGGCGGTAACGCCGGCGGCGGTCATCGAGGACCATTCCCTTGTCGTCTTTCAAGTCGCGCAACTCGTCGGTGCGGCGCTTGCGGTCGGCCAGGAACGCCGCTTGCTCTTTGACGCCGCGCTTGGCGAATCCGGGGTCGCCGACGAAGCGGATGACTTCGGCAAGCAGCAGGTAATAAAGCAGTTGGAAGGTTTCGGACAGGCTTAGGTTGCTGTGCGCGACGATCTTGCCGACGCTTCGCTTGCCGTCCACGAGTTTGAAGAACTTCGCTTCGTGCGGCGCCAGGTTCATCTCGCCCGAAGCCAGGGGCGATTTCTTGAGTCGCCGCAGCCGCTGGTTTTTGTACTCGTTGAAGTAGCGCTCCAGCCGCGTCAGGGTGTAAAAGCGCTTGGCCCCGTCCAGGATAAGTTTCAGCGTCGGGATCTCCAACTGCACCGAATCATCGAGTGTGAAACTACCGGGCCGGAACTCGTATTCGCCCTCGTCCCACGCAAAGATGCGCAGGATTTTCTCGCGGATTTGCCCTTGCAGAGCTTGGAAAAGCTCGTGGGACGTGATCACGCCCATTTCCATCAACACCGCGCCTTGCTGGCGGCCGGATTCGAGCATGCGTTGCAGGCTGTTGTTGTATTGCTCGTCGGTGATGATGCCGCGTTGCACCATGAAGCGGCCCAGAGATTCATTGGAGAGGTTGGAAGTGACGAACACGGGCTCGCCGTCGCGGAAGTAAATCACCTTGCTGATTTGTTCGTGCATGACGCGCAGCGCGCCGGTCCGCTGGTACTTGTAGAGATAAAACAACAGCCGCGGGAACGGCGTGTCGCCCAAATGTCCGTGGGTGCCCATCTTGCGCCGCCCGGCCTCGGGCTGCTGCCCGGCTTCGGGCGCGGGTCGCGGCAGCGGCGTTTCCAAATCGCCGATCAAACGATTGATCACCTTGTCCAGGTCGGCCACGTTGACCGGCTTTTCGCTGTAAGCGTCCACGCCCATCGTCCGGCGGGACTCGTATTGCTCTTTGAATTG is a genomic window containing:
- a CDS encoding DnaJ domain-containing protein produces the protein MRKVLVGESNYSEFAVLNDYLSGKGFEVHWVKTGPDAVTAAEQLEPVLVILDALIPGLTGLKVCQKVKKSPGGEAIKTILLSKVYRQFKEQYESRRTMGVDAYSEKPVNVADLDKVINRLIGDLETPLPRPAPEAGQQPEAGRRKMGTHGHLGDTPFPRLLFYLYKYQRTGALRVMHEQISKVIYFRDGEPVFVTSNLSNESLGRFMVQRGIITDEQYNNSLQRMLESGRQQGAVLMEMGVITSHELFQALQGQIREKILRIFAWDEGEYEFRPGSFTLDDSVQLEIPTLKLILDGAKRFYTLTRLERYFNEYKNQRLRRLKKSPLASGEMNLAPHEAKFFKLVDGKRSVGKIVAHSNLSLSETFQLLYYLLLAEVIRFVGDPGFAKRGVKEQAAFLADRKRRTDELRDLKDDKGMVLDDRRRRYRLAVSRAYDLLGAVNHYELLQIAADATSDQIRGAYHTLAKQYRPFDLYQDAEPQLRDMSDKVFNALTEAYETLFDPERRSAYNGKIWGRPIPEPDLAAPPAAAVAEPERTEAEAERVAAEVVDKTAVEEDDLGLGDLFQEAEAEEAKPAAAVSEDVGFADFIAEEERVVEDDIDTPDIEWDVGEDLAGGAETDAQQELVDFGGDDETMRKVSEAGKVTESMASLVRSELAFQSGEDALHRQAYDEAIAHFTEARDLNPNEAEYFAYLGWATFLGAPDENNARLSGRDLIEQALSINPVLDSGYTFLGMIHLREGDRDAARRSFEQALHYNPDNARAKQELAKLENV